The genomic stretch ATTCGCGAAACCATCCTTGGTGTACAGGAGAAGGCAGGCTTCATCCCGAATGTGTTCCTGACCCTCGCACACCGCCCGGAAGAGTTTCGCGCCTTCATGGCCTACCACGACACGCTGATGGAAAAGGACAGCGGTCTGACCAAGGCGGACCGCGAGATGATCATCGTCGCCACGTCCAACGACAACGGCTGTCAGTATTGCGTGGTCGCACATGGCGCGATCCTGCGCATCCGCGCCAAGGACCCGCTGATCGCCGATCAGGTGGCGGTGAACTACCGCAAAGCGGATATCACGCCGCGCCAGAACGCGATGCTGGACTTCGCCATGAAGGTGTCGAAGGACGCACAGGCGATTTGCGATGCCGATTTCGAACACCTGCGGACGCATGGGTTTACAGATGAAGATATCTGGGACATCGCCGGTGTGACGGCATTCTTCGGCCTGTCCAACCGGATGGCAAATTTCACCTCGATGCGGCCGAACGCGGAATTCTACACCATGAGAAGATAGACGCCCCGGCGGCGGGGCGCCCGTATCTCGCTACAGCGCCTCGCCCCTGCGTATCGCTTCCTCGATTTCCGCGATCTCTTTCGCGTCCAGCCCGTAGTCGCGGGCGGCTGTCTCGGCGGAAATGTAGCCGCGTGCAAAGTCGCGCCGGACCAAAGCCTTGTCACGGCTTTGGGGGTCGCCGTAGCCCGCGCCACCAGGGAAAGCCATGACGACCTTCCTGCCATGCGGGACAAACTGCTTGCCCTTCACGCGCATTTCCGTGCCATCGTCCAATGCGATGGTGGTGGGCGCACCGTTCAGGCCGCCGCGACTGCCCCGTGCCGGATGCTGGCCGCGGTCGAACATGGCCTGAATGTCGAATTCATGCCCTTCCATCGCGCCCACTTCCATGAACTGCCCCAGCCCGCCGCGCGTGCGGCCCGCGCCGCCGCTGTCGGGGCGCAGTTCCTTGCGCCAGATGATGACAGGGCCTGCGTGCTCGGTCGCCTCGATCGGCATGGTCATCACACCGGAGGGGAAGGCCGTCGCGTTCAGCCCGTCGAACTCTGGCCGCGCCCCTGACCCGCCGGAGTTGAAGGTCAGCACCTCGGACCGCCGCGCATCCGCCGGGGCAGGCGCATCGGACCGGGGCCGAAGCGAGACCTGGAAATTGCACAGACAGCCCGCGCCCTCTGCCGGAACAAGTCCGGGCACGATCTTGTCAAAGGCGTTGAACACCGTGTCCGGTACGAAGTGCCCGACGATGTGCCGCAGCGCGACAGGTGCGGGGTGCACCGCGTTGACGATGGTGTTCTCCGGCGCTTCGATCTCGAAAGGGGCCAGCGAGGCATGGTTGTTCGGAATCTCAGGCGCAATCGCCACTTTCAGCGCATAACAGGCATAGGCCTTGGTGTAGACCAGCGGACAGTTGATGCCCTTCTTGTCCAGCCCGCTTGTGCCGGTGAAATCCGACACGATCCGGTCTTCATGCACTGTAACCCGGACCTTCAGCGTGATCGGCACATCGAAGCCGTCAACGGTCATCTCGCCCTCCGCCGAGGTGCGGGGCAGGGCGGTGATCCGTTCCAGCGTGGCGCGACGGGAATTATCGAGGATGAATTCGGCGATCCCTTCCAGATCAGCGAGTTCGAATTCCGTCATCATCTCGATCAGCCGGCGATGGCCGATCTCGTTGCAGGTGGCCAGCGCATACATGTCGCCGATCAGCTGGTCGGGTTCGCGAACGTTGCCGCGCACGATACGGATCAGCGTCTCGTCCACCTCGCCACGTTCGGCAAACTTCATGATGGGAAGATACAAACCCTCCTCGTAGATGCTCGCCGCATCGGCGCCAAAGCCACGACCGCCAATATCGACGATATGAGCGGTGCAGGCGAAGAAACCGACAAGAACGCCGTTGTGAAAGGACGGCGTGACCATGGTGATGTCGTGCAGGTGGCCGGTGCCTTCCCAGGGGTCGTTGGTCAGGTACACGTCCCCCTCGAACATGTTCTGGCGGCCGATCCGCCGGATGAAATGCGCCACCGCGTCGGCCATGGCATTGACGTGCCCCGGTGTCCCCGTCACCGCCTGCGCCAGCATCCGGCCATGGGTGTCATAAACCCCCGCCGACAGATCGCCCGCCTCGCGAACGCTGGTGGAGAAGGCCGTGCGGACCAGCGCCTGCGCCTGTTCCTCGACGACCGAGATCAGGCGGTTCCACATCACCTGGAAAGAGACATTGGAATGTTTGGTTGCCATCGGTCAGGCTCCTTTCAGGACAATGTCGATGCAGCCGTCGGGCCGTTGAACGGCGGCGCGGCTGTCGGGAATGATGATGGTGGTTTCGTCTTCGGTCATCGCGGCGGGGCCTTGAACGGCATGGCCGGGTTTCAGGCCCGCCCGTTCAACAACCTGCGCCGCGATGAAGGCCCCCAGGCCCGCGTCGAAAAGCTGCCGTGTGCCGCTGGAGTCTGCCGCGACCTGGTCTTTGCCGATCTCGACCGGCGCCACCTTTTCCGGCGGTGTCGTGGCATTCACCGACCAGACCGTGATTTCGATATCCATGCCGGAAACCGTGCGCCCGAAGAGCTTGGCGTATTCTTCTTCGAACCGCGCAAGGAAGGTGTCGGCGTCCGGGGTCATCGCCTGCGCCTCGGTCAGGTCAATGGGGATTTCCCAGCCCTGTCCGGCGTACCGCATGTAGACCTTGAACTCTGCCTGGATCGGGCTGACCTCATCGCAGGTCCGCACGAAACCGGTGGCCTCGTCCCGCAGCTCGGTCAGCAGATCGCGGATGACGGTTTCGTCAAAGTCGCTCAGCCGCATGTAGACGGAGCGGTTGGCCTCGAAGCTGAAAGGCGCGCGCAGGAAACCGATGGCCGACCCCACACCGGCGCCGGGCGGCACGATCAGGCGGGACACGCCCAGCTTCTCGCACAGCCGACCGGCGTGCAGGGGGGCCGCGCCGCCAAAGGCGATCATCGTGTATTCCGACAGATCTTCGCCGTTCTCGACCGCATGAACCCGCGCGGCGTTGGCCATGTTCTCGTCCACCATCTCGGCGACGCCAAAGGCGGCCTCGACGGCCTCCATGTCGAGCTCGCTGCCGATGTGGGCATTCAGGGCATCATGGGACTGCGTTGTATCGAGCTTGATCGACCCACCCGCGAAATTGTCGGGGTCCAGCTTGCCCAGAACCAGGTCGGCATCGGTTACTGCAGGCCGGTCACCGCCGCGCCCGTAGCAGGCAGGGCCCGGTTCGGACCCGGCGCTTTCCGGCCCGACGCGGATCTGGCGCATCGTATCCACATGCGCCAGCGACCCGCCGCCCGCCCCGATCTCGACCATGTCGATCACCGGGATCGAAATCGGCATGCCGGAGCCCTTCTTGAACCGGTAAGTCCGCGCAACCTCGAACACGCGGCTGGTCTTGGGCGTCTGGTTCTTGATCAGGCAGATCTTGGCGGTGGTGCCGCCCATGTCAAAGCTCAGCACCTTGTCCAGCCCGTACCGCGCCGCGATATGCGCCGCAAAGACAGCGCCACCGGCAGGGCCGCTTTCGACCAGACGCACGGGGAAGTCGGCCGCATTCTGAATGGAGATAATTCCACCCCCCGAATGCATCAGGAAAATGCGGCAATCGACGCCCTCATCTCGCAAACGGTCTTCGAGACGGCCCAGATAAGAGGCCATCAGCGGCTTGATGAAGGCGTTGGCAACCACCGTGTTGAAACGTTCGTATTCCCGCATCTGGGGCGACACTTCGGCAGAAATCGACACCGCCACATCAGGCAGGCGTTCGGCCAGAACATCGCGGATCAGGCGTTCGTGATCCGGGTTCAGATAGGAGTGGATCAAACCGACCGCGACGCTTTCGACTTTGGCTTCCGCGATCCGGTCGGCAACCGCTTCGACCGCCGCGCGATCAAGCGGGATCATGACCTCGCCGCGGGCATTCACACGCTCGGGCACCGTGAACCGCATCTGGCGCGGCAACAACGGCTCGGGCAGGGTCAGGTTCAGATCGTATTGTTCGAACCGGCTTTCCGTCCGCATCTCAATCACGTCCCGGAACCCTTCCGTCGTGATCAGGGCGGTTTTCGCACCGCGCCGTTCAATCAGCGCGTTTGTCGCCAGGGTCGTGCCGTGGATGATCTGCCCGATATCGGCGGGCGAAATTCCGGCCTTGGCACAGACCTGGTGCATCCCGTCGATGATCGCGTTTTCGGGAGCTGCATAGGTGGTCAGCACCTTGGTGGAATATTGCACGCCGCCTTTTTCCAGGACAACGTCGGTAAAGGTCCCGCCGATGTCGACGCCAAGACGATTTGTTGCTAACTTCATTCTGTCTCTCTCTCACGATCGTGCAAAAGGATGGGCCTTGCCCCCTCCCGCCTGCGTCCTTGCCTTCGCCGACGCGGTGGTGTGGGCATGCCAAGTCTTTACATAGCGGGCAGATCAGGACAAATTTTTATATCTTCTATGGGTGATAAGGTTTCTTGATCGAATCTTCCCAGTCCGATGCCGTCTCTACCGCATATCCGGCGGCGACCGAGACGAACCTCGGGACGCGGCTGTCGTCGAAACACGCGCGAAACTCAAGCGCGGTCGGCAGCCAGTCGGTGGTGACTTCGACCAGGCTTCCGGCCTTGAGCTGATCGCGGACAAGGGCGATGGGCAAAAGGGCGAAGCCCACGCCGTCAATCGCCATCTGAACGCAGGAGGCAAGGCTGCTGGAGTAGACGATCTGATCCGTCGCCAGCTTTTCGGCTTCGGCGAATCTGGCCAGTTCCCGCGTGGCCAACGTGTGCCTGCCGTGGGTAAGAACCGGAGATTTCAGCAGGGCGGTCATCGACGTGTTCCCGGCGTTGATCCCCGTCAGCCCCGGCGCCGCAATCCAGGCATAGGGATAGGTGCGAAGCGGCAGGGAGTTACCGATGTCCGGCCCCGACGATCCGACGAGCAGCGCCAGATCAACCTGGCCCGCCGCCAGTTGCTTTTCGATCTCGGTGGACAGGCCCACCTCCAGTTCGACGCCGACCGACGGATAGACCTCGCGGAACCGGCGCAGAAAGGCATGCAACCAGGTGCAGGCGATCAGCTCAGTCACCCCAAGCCGCAGCCGGTCCTCCACCAGGTCCCGCCGCTCTGCCGCTTCCAGAAAGGCCTCCGCGTTCCACAACACCTGCCGCGCAGAGACCAACAGCGTCTTGCCCTGGTCCGTCAACCGCACGGAGCCCGCGTCGCGATGCATGAGAATGATGCCAAGACTGTCCTCCAGAGAGGATATCCGGCTGGAAATATTCGGCTGTGTCGTGCCGAGAATGGCCGCCGCCTTGCGAAAGGACCCCATGTCAACGACGCCAACAAAGGCTTCCAGTTGCTTCAGGGTGATACGGCTTTTTATCATGCGCTGATACTCGATCACTATTTTGGATCGTCTGTCAACATCCAGCAGATCCAATCATTCGCGTGATCGTCGCAGACGGGGCCAGGTCTATTGTCTATGCATATCTTATTATGTATGGATTTATCGTCGGGCTTTGCGCCCTGTACAACAACACAAAAGATCCAAGGCCGATCTGACCGCCGGATTGACCGAATTAAACGTGAGAACCGCTGATGACCGTGACCTTCAAGGACGTCAAGGCCGACCTGCTGGACCAGATTGCCCGCGGCGCGCTTCAACCGGGCAGCCTGATTCCGGGTGAGACGGACCTGGCCGAAAAGTACGGCTGCGCGAGAGCCACGGTCAACCGGGCGATGCGCGAACTGGCGGAGGAGGGCATCGTCGAACGCAAACGCAAGGCAGGCACCCGCGTTCGCATGTCACCGATCCGTCATGCGCGGTTTTCGATCCCCATCGTGCGCGAAGAGATCGAGGCAAGCGGCGCGGTTTACCGGTATGCCCTGATCGAACACCATAAGCAGGAGGCGCCGGATTGGCTGCGCGGACGCTTGGCGCTGGCGAGTGGCCAGATGGCCGTGCATGTGATCTGTATGCACTGGGCCGACGGAATTCCGTACCAGCACGAAGACCGATGGATAAACCCAGAGATCGTGCCGAGCGTATTGGAGGCCGATTTTTCGGTCAGCAGTCCGAACGAATGGTTGCTGTCCGAGGTGCCGTTTTCGAACGCCGAAATCTGCTTTACAGCGGTTGAGGCCGATCGGGACCTTGCGGATCACCTGGGCTGCATTCCCGGCAATGCCTTGTTCCGCACGGAACGCACGACATGGTTGCGCGACGGGGCGATCACACTTGTGCGCCTGACCAACCGGCCCGGGCATCGGATGACCACGAGGTATTAAATCTCCGGGGGGCGGGGTCACACCCTCGTCGTCTATGTCATGGCGTTGACTGTTATTGCCCCGGTTCCGGGTCCCGGCGTCGTTCCATCCTGTCGATCCAGGTCACGATCCACGGAATGTTCGGCATGAAGATGAAGATCCGGGTCAGCTGAAAAGCCGTGACCAGTGCCAGGTCGATGCCCAGGAACTTGGCCGTCAGGGCCATTTCCGTGACTCCCCCAGGAGCCAGGCCCAGCACCAGCACTTCCCAGTCGAGCCCCGTCATCGCCGCGAGGGCGACGCCCAGTGCGGACACCACGGAAAGCAGCATCAGGGTGCCGACAGCTGTTGTGACTGCAAGGCGCCTGCCATTTACAAGCAGTTCCCGGCGGAACGTACTGCCGAGCCAAGTGCCCAGCACGACCTGCGCGGCTGAAAGGATCACCGGCGGGAAGGCGGTGGGATGCAGGCCGGAGGCGGCAGCCACCGCGGAAAAGGCGAGTGGTCCAAGGAAATAGGGATTTGACAGGCGCAGCTTCTTGAAAGTCAGCGCGCCGCCGATTGCCAGCAGCGCGAGAAAGCCGTTGCCCAGCAGATCGAAGGTGCCGCCTCTGACCATGCCGCTGCGGTCTGGCCAGCCCTCGACGATATAGACTGACAGCGGCACGAGAATGACCACGGCGGCGATTCGCATGGTCTGCGCCAGCACGACCGGCGCGGGATCGGCACCAACCTTTTCGGCCATGACCGCCGCTTCGACCGGGCTGGTCGGAAAGGTGGCAAGGAAGGCATGCGACAACCGCAGATGTGACATGCGGGCGATGATCACGGCGACCCCGCCTGCCAGAGCCGCGGTTGCAAGCGCCGCGCCGACCAGCAGCGGGGCCAGCGACAGCAAGGCCGCGAGCGCCGCGGGCGTGAAGGCAAGCCCGACTTGGGCGGCAATCGTCATCTGACCGAAGGGCCGGGTTTTTACCGGCACGCGCGCCGTCATCAGGCCGCTCATATAGGCAGTGGCCGACAGGATCAGCGGCCCGATCATCCAAGGCAGCGGCACCCCGAGGTGCGAAAAGAGCCAGCCGACTGCGATGGCCAGGAGATAGAGGGCGCTCAGGGCAAAGCCTTGGGTCACGCGCGAGGACAAGAGGGCGGGTCCTTTCTGCTGGGCCGCAACTGCATGGCAGGGGCAGGGCGGCAATCGGTCAACTCGTGGGTATCGCCCCAGGCTGACAAAGCAAAGGGGCGGAAAGGTGCGGAGACCGGATGCGCACGGTTCTTCAGGTATTTGCAGGAAAGCCCCTCGGGTTAACTTTTGATTGGGGCGGGCGGAGGTCCGGTTCTGCTTCACACCGGGACCATCCGGACGAAGCCATGAACCGCGCGGTCGACATCTTCGGCGCAGTCGACATTCACGGAATATCCACCGGGCAGAGATTGATGGACGCACGATCGTACCGGCTCGTGCCCCCGTCGGGCATCACAAAACTAACGTTTTTTCTGCGCCGACCAATACGCCTGGCTCTCTGCCCGGACGGTCTCGTAAGATCTGATTCGTTCCCGGGCGGTCTCGCCTCCGGCCACGACCAGTTGCGCGATGAGCGCCTCGATCAGCGCCATGGCACCGGCGTAGCATCCGAAATGATGCGGCGACAGGGTAGAGGCGGTCAGGGTTTCGTCGGCGCTGAAGTCCGGTGCGACGATTGCGCTGTCGGATATCATTATTAATTTCAGACCCTTCCGGCGCGCCAGCTTGCAGGCTTCGATGGTTTCGCGGGAATAGGGTGTAAACGTCAAGGCGATCAACACATCGTCCGGCGTGGCGTCGTGCAATTCGTCGACCGGGCTGTTCATATGCCGCGGGATCAGCTGCAGCGACGGCAGCGCCATCCGCCCCACGTAATGCAGGTAATAGGCCAGCGCGTAGGTCGCCCGCACCGCAGTCAGGTAGACGGTGGGTGCGCCCATCAGCATGCCGACGACCCTCTGCATCTGTGCGGCATCCTGCAGTTCCATCGTTCGCTGCACGATTCCCATGCTGTTGAGCGAGGCGTCGGCCTGGATACTCCCGATCTCTCCTCCTTCGCGCAGACGTTGGACCCAGGCGGGGGTTTCCACCACGACAGCCGCCGACACCAGTGCCTGCCGGAACGGTTCGCGCATCTCGTCGTAGCCGCCGAAGCCCAGCCGTTCGGCCAGCCGGACAAGGGTATATGTGCTGACCCCGGCTTTCTTCGCCGTCTGCCGGATCGGGTCCAGTCCGAAATCGGAGGGATGGTCGATGACGTATTTGGCGCCCGTCCGCAGCCCCCTGGGCAAGTTCGGAATTTCATCCCTGAGGGTCGCGAGAATGCGGTTTCTAAGGGTAGGGTCCATCTGAACTGATGTCTCCACGAAGGAACATTCGTTATTTTTCCTGACCGTTGACGCAAATCGTTTTTGACGCAAGGGTCATTGCAGAAATGCGGACCCGAAAGACGCAGAATGAGAGCCTGAACCATGACCCGACCCTTTATCATGGTCGCGCCGAACGGCGCGCGGCGCGACAGGGCGGATCACCCCGCCGTGCCCGTCACCATGGACCAGATCGCCGCGACCGCCGTGGCCTGTGCCGCTGCCGGTGCCGACGCCCTGCACCTGCATGTGCGCGACGACGCGGGACAGCATTCGCTTGACGCGGGGCGTTACCTTGAAACGCTTGCCGAGGTCGCCGCCAAGGCGCCCGACCTGCGGCTGCAGATCACGACAGAGGCGGGCGGCACGTTCGACGTGGCAGCGCAGCTGGCCTGTCTTGCAGCGGTGAAACCCGGTTGGGCCTCCATCTCGGTGCGTGAGATCGCGCGCGACCCGACGCTGGCGGCACGGGTCTATGGCACCTGTGCCGACAATGGGACCGAGGTGCAGCATATCCTGTACGACACGGACGACATCGCGCAGCTGAAACGCTGGCAGGCCGACGGCACAGTGCGGGCCGGTCAGGACGCCGTGCTCTTTGTGCTGGGCCGCTACACACCGGGCCAGGTCTCGACCTCCGACGACCTGCGCCCGTTCCGCGATGCCCTGCCCGAAGCGACGGACTGGATGGTCTGTGCCTTTGGCCCTCAGGAACACGACTGCCTGCTCGCCGCGGCGCGTGCAGGCGGCGCCCTGCGCGTCGGGTTCGAAAACAGCCTGACCGATCATTGCAACCGACCCCATCGCGACAACGCCGCTTCGGTCGCGGCGCTGCGTTCCTTGTTGGAGAACCATCTGTCATGACGCACAGCCACGTCTTCCCCCGCCATTGCCACGCCGAGTTTCCGACCGCTGTCGGCGGCGACGGGTGCTATCTGATTGATGCCGCCGGCAAACGCTATTTCGACGGATCCGGCGGTGCGGCGGTGTCCTGTCTCGGCCATTCAAACGACCGGGTGCGCGCGGCGATCAAGGCGCAGGTCGATCAGCTCGCCTTTGCCCATACCGGATTTTTCACCTCTGAGCCTGCCGAAGAACTGGCCGATCTGCTGATAGCCAATGCGCCGGGCGACCTGGACCGGGTCTATTTCGTCTCGGGCGGGTCCGAGGCGGTGGAAAGCGCCATCAAGCTGGCGCGCCAGTACCATGTCGAGAACGGCGCGCCGCAGCGCCGCCATCTGATCGCCCGCCGCCAGAGCTATCACGGCAACACGATCGGCGCGCTGTCGGCAGGCGGCAACGCGTGGCGACGCCAGCAATTCGGCCCCCTGCTGGTCGAGATGAGCCACATCGCGCCCTGCTATGAATACGCCGACCGCCCGGACGACGAGTCCGCCGAGGCCTACGGCCAGCGCGTCGCCAACGAACTGGAGGCCGAGATCCTGCGCCTCGGCGAGGACAGCGTCATGGCCTTCATCGCCGAGCCGGTGGTCGGTGCGACGCTCGGCGCGGTGCCTGCGGTGCCGGGATACTTCCGCCGCGTGCGCGAAGTCTGCGACCGCTACGGCGTCCTGCTGATCCTCGACGAGGTCATGTGCGGCATGGGCCGGACGGGGCACCTCTTTGCCTGCGAGGCTGACGGCGTCGCTCCGGACATCCTGTGTATCGCCAAGGGTCTCGGCGCGGGCTACCAACCGATCGGGGCGATGCTCTGCTCGGCCCGCATCTATGACACCATCGCCTGCGGTACGGGTTTTTTCCAGCACGGGCACACCTATCTCGGCCACCCGGTCGCTGTCGCCGCCGGGCTCGCCGTTGTGTCGGAACTGCTTGAGAAGGACCTGCCCGCGCGGGTGCGCGGCCTGGGCGGGCATTTGCAGAAGGCGCTTGAAAACCGGTTCGGACAGCACGCCCATGTCGGCGACATCCGTGGGCGCGGGCTGTTCCGGGGGGTCGAATTCGTGGCCGACCGCACAACGAAGGCCCCGCTCGATCCCTCCCTGGGAGTGGCGGGCAAGATCAAGAAGGCCGCCCTGGCCGAGGGGCTGATCTGCTATCCGATGCCCGGTACGCGCGACGGGCGGAATGGCGACCACGTGCTGCTGGCCCCGCCCTTCATCGCCACCGAGACCGAACTTGACGAGATGGTCGAGCGCCTCTCGCGGGCCGTGGATGCGGTGCTGTCCCCCGTCTGAAAATTTCCCGGACGGAGCCGTTGCATTGCTGGCCCTGATAACCGGCGAAGGAGTCGCGGCCCAAGACTCCCCGGCCCTGACCGTCGCCTCCCCCGCGCATTTCATGAGCCTCGATCCTGCTGTCGCCGGGGACAATTTCCTTCATCTTGGCATCGGAGAGACCCTTGTGGATGCCGACACCAATGGCCGCCTGCGGCCCGGCCTGGCGACGGACTGGTCCGTGTCGGACGACGCGCTGCGCTGGACCTTCACGCTGCGAGACGGCGTGCGCTTCCATGACGACACCATGATGGACGCAGACACGGTCAAAGCCGCGCTGGACCGTGCGGTTTCCATGCCGGGCGTATTGGACAAGGCCCCGATCGCCGACATTCGGGCCGACGGCAATACGATCGTCGTCGGGTTGAACGAACCCTTCGCCGCGCTGCCCGCGATGCTGGCGCATTCGTCGACGGTCATCTTCGCGCCTTCGTCATTCGACGGCGATACCGCTGTGGGTTCGGTTGGCACGGGGCCGTTCCGCATGACTGGCTACGCTCCGCCGCAAAGCCTCGACGCGAAGCGGTTCGACGGCTATTGGGGCGAGAAGGCAAATTTGGAGAGCTTCCGGTATCTTTCGGCCAGCCGCGCCGAGACACGGGCGCTGATGGCCGAAAGCGGGGATGCCGATCTTGTGTTCACGCTTGACCCCGCCGGGTTCCGACGTCTGCAATCCGTTGATGGAGTAGAGACAGCAGCGGTGCCGATCCCCCGCACGACCATCATCAAGGTGAATGCAGGCCATCCTTTCCTTGATGCGCCCGAAGCTCGACAGGCGCTCAGCCTGGCGATTGATCGGGCCGGGATCGCGGCGGGAATCATGCGTTTTCCCGACAGCGGTGCCAATCAGCTGTTTCCGCCCGCGCTGGCGGGCTGGCACGTCGACGGTATGGAGCCGCTGGTCACCGACGTCGACCGCGCAAAATCGCTGCTGGCTGAACTGGGTTGGACACCAGGGTCCGACGGCATCCTGACCCGCGAGGGGGAACGCTTTGCGCTGACGCTGCGCACCTATCCCGATCGGCCGGAGCTGCCGCTGATCGGCGCGGCGCTTCAGGATCAATGGCGGGCCATTGGTATTGACCTGACCGTATCGGTCAGCAACTTCTCGGAAATCCCGCAGGGTGACCAGGACGGTTCGCTCGACGTGGCGCTTTATGCGCGAAACTTCGGTCTGATTCCCGATCCCATCGGCATCGTGATCCAGGACTACGGCACCGGCGGCGGTGACTGGGGGACGATGAACTGGGACCGGCCCGACGTGGCCGAGGCGGTGACGCGGATCTCGCGGGTTGCCGACCTGGCGGAACGGCAGGCGGATATCGACACCGTCGCCCGCGCATTGCAGGAGGATCTGCCTGTGATCCCAGTGCTCTGGTATCAGCAGACTGTGGCCTGGTCCGGCGATCTGCGCGGGGTCGTGATAGACCCGCTGGAACGGACATACGGCCTGTCTCAGATTTCCCGTGCCGACTGACCGACCGGACCGATCAGCCAAAAGGGCAAAGCCATGAAATCTTTCTCTGCAGGCCTCGGTGGCCGCGCCCTGCAGGCCTTGATCGTCGCACTGGTGGTCGGTGTGGCCAGTTTCGCCATGATGCACGCGCTGCCCGGCGACGCGGCATTCCGGATCGCCGCAGGGCGCTACGGATATGACGTTGCGGATGCGGCGGCAGCGGCGGCGGTGCGCGCCGAATTGGGCCTCGACCGGCCGATGATGGTGCAGCTGGCCGCCTGGCTGGGTGAGCTTCTGACCTTCGACCTCGGCCGTTCTTCCGTGACCGGTATGCCGATCGCGACAGAGCTGGGACATCTTTCGTCCAATTCCTTCGTTCTCGCCCTGGCGGCTGTACTGCTGTCGCTGGTGATCGCGGTGCCCATCGGACTGCTGGCGGCGGTGTCGCCCGGCGGTCTGCTGGACCGCGGCTTGCTGTGGGTCTCCATCGCATTGCGGGCCACGCCGGCCTTCGTGCTGGGGATCGCGCTGATGCTGGGACTGGCGGTACAGCTTCGGCTGACGCCGGTCGCAGGCCACGGCACGGCGGCCAACATGTTCCTGCCGACACTCACCCTGGGCATCGGTTTGGCGGCTGTATCCAGCCGGGTGGTCCGAGACGCGGTTGTTGATGTCATGCGCTCGGACCAGTTCCGCTTTGCGCGGGCGAAAGGGCTTTCCCTGCGCTCCGCCGTCGGGCGCCATGTGGTGCGCAACGCGGCGATACCGGTGGTTTCCTATGTCGGCGTGCAGTTGGCCTATTTGATCGAGGGCGTCGTGATCGTCGAGGTGCTGTTCGCCTATCCCGGCGTGGG from Sulfitobacter sp. THAF37 encodes the following:
- a CDS encoding MurR/RpiR family transcriptional regulator; translation: METSVQMDPTLRNRILATLRDEIPNLPRGLRTGAKYVIDHPSDFGLDPIRQTAKKAGVSTYTLVRLAERLGFGGYDEMREPFRQALVSAAVVVETPAWVQRLREGGEIGSIQADASLNSMGIVQRTMELQDAAQMQRVVGMLMGAPTVYLTAVRATYALAYYLHYVGRMALPSLQLIPRHMNSPVDELHDATPDDVLIALTFTPYSRETIEACKLARRKGLKLIMISDSAIVAPDFSADETLTASTLSPHHFGCYAGAMALIEALIAQLVVAGGETARERIRSYETVRAESQAYWSAQKKR
- a CDS encoding ABC transporter permease, giving the protein MKSFSAGLGGRALQALIVALVVGVASFAMMHALPGDAAFRIAAGRYGYDVADAAAAAAVRAELGLDRPMMVQLAAWLGELLTFDLGRSSVTGMPIATELGHLSSNSFVLALAAVLLSLVIAVPIGLLAAVSPGGLLDRGLLWVSIALRATPAFVLGIALMLGLAVQLRLTPVAGHGTAANMFLPTLTLGIGLAAVSSRVVRDAVVDVMRSDQFRFARAKGLSLRSAVGRHVVRNAAIPVVSYVGVQLAYLIEGVVIVEVLFAYPGVGHALVHAIFGRDVPMVQGTALALGLFYVALSTIIDLMCRGLDPRGRP
- a CDS encoding 3-keto-5-aminohexanoate cleavage protein gives rise to the protein MTRPFIMVAPNGARRDRADHPAVPVTMDQIAATAVACAAAGADALHLHVRDDAGQHSLDAGRYLETLAEVAAKAPDLRLQITTEAGGTFDVAAQLACLAAVKPGWASISVREIARDPTLAARVYGTCADNGTEVQHILYDTDDIAQLKRWQADGTVRAGQDAVLFVLGRYTPGQVSTSDDLRPFRDALPEATDWMVCAFGPQEHDCLLAAARAGGALRVGFENSLTDHCNRPHRDNAASVAALRSLLENHLS
- a CDS encoding aspartate aminotransferase family protein — its product is MTHSHVFPRHCHAEFPTAVGGDGCYLIDAAGKRYFDGSGGAAVSCLGHSNDRVRAAIKAQVDQLAFAHTGFFTSEPAEELADLLIANAPGDLDRVYFVSGGSEAVESAIKLARQYHVENGAPQRRHLIARRQSYHGNTIGALSAGGNAWRRQQFGPLLVEMSHIAPCYEYADRPDDESAEAYGQRVANELEAEILRLGEDSVMAFIAEPVVGATLGAVPAVPGYFRRVREVCDRYGVLLILDEVMCGMGRTGHLFACEADGVAPDILCIAKGLGAGYQPIGAMLCSARIYDTIACGTGFFQHGHTYLGHPVAVAAGLAVVSELLEKDLPARVRGLGGHLQKALENRFGQHAHVGDIRGRGLFRGVEFVADRTTKAPLDPSLGVAGKIKKAALAEGLICYPMPGTRDGRNGDHVLLAPPFIATETELDEMVERLSRAVDAVLSPV
- a CDS encoding ABC transporter substrate-binding protein, with the translated sequence MLALITGEGVAAQDSPALTVASPAHFMSLDPAVAGDNFLHLGIGETLVDADTNGRLRPGLATDWSVSDDALRWTFTLRDGVRFHDDTMMDADTVKAALDRAVSMPGVLDKAPIADIRADGNTIVVGLNEPFAALPAMLAHSSTVIFAPSSFDGDTAVGSVGTGPFRMTGYAPPQSLDAKRFDGYWGEKANLESFRYLSASRAETRALMAESGDADLVFTLDPAGFRRLQSVDGVETAAVPIPRTTIIKVNAGHPFLDAPEARQALSLAIDRAGIAAGIMRFPDSGANQLFPPALAGWHVDGMEPLVTDVDRAKSLLAELGWTPGSDGILTREGERFALTLRTYPDRPELPLIGAALQDQWRAIGIDLTVSVSNFSEIPQGDQDGSLDVALYARNFGLIPDPIGIVIQDYGTGGGDWGTMNWDRPDVAEAVTRISRVADLAERQADIDTVARALQEDLPVIPVLWYQQTVAWSGDLRGVVIDPLERTYGLSQISRAD